Proteins from one Nitrospirota bacterium genomic window:
- a CDS encoding PhoH family protein codes for MTPSLQKVFVFDTSVLVHDPLALNEFGDNHRIIPIAVIEELDKLKKENYTAREALRQIDHFCDKGDIHKGVPLPDGGTVRIDVTFKDAPANKLTADDRIVETALRIRKEHNGSVPVIVVSKDTSVRIKAEAQGVHAQDYKSDKTTLFQNYGKIIGEDGDYQNGIASVRYRLEGDRLYRLYGKDAVMPIGRRERLYGLSFKNVEQECAADALISDDISMVALTGTAGAGKTLLALAAGLHLYEKKKIEQVIVARPVIPMGKDLGYLPGDIEAKLNPWMQPIFDNLEVLVYTPREEKDSKRVRYNSAKYLIESGVVHIEPLTYIRGRSLPRRFMIIDEAQNLRPIDTLTIATRAGEGTKIIFTGDLTQIDSPYLDAESNGLAFLIGRYINEPDFCYLHLSKSARSRLAERAAELLKIR; via the coding sequence ATGACACCATCGCTGCAGAAAGTATTCGTGTTCGATACCAGTGTCCTGGTCCATGACCCCCTCGCTCTCAACGAGTTCGGCGATAACCACCGCATCATCCCGATCGCCGTTATCGAGGAACTGGACAAGCTGAAGAAAGAGAACTACACCGCCCGCGAAGCCTTGCGTCAAATCGACCACTTCTGCGACAAGGGAGATATCCACAAGGGGGTGCCGCTTCCGGACGGCGGCACCGTACGGATCGACGTCACCTTCAAGGACGCTCCTGCCAACAAGCTCACCGCCGACGACCGGATCGTCGAGACCGCCCTGAGGATCAGGAAAGAGCATAACGGGAGCGTCCCGGTCATCGTCGTCTCGAAAGATACGTCGGTGCGCATCAAGGCCGAGGCGCAGGGCGTGCACGCCCAGGACTACAAGAGCGACAAGACGACGCTCTTTCAAAACTACGGAAAGATCATCGGCGAAGACGGCGATTACCAGAACGGCATCGCCTCCGTACGCTACCGCCTCGAGGGAGACAGGCTCTATCGTCTTTACGGGAAAGACGCGGTCATGCCGATCGGGAGACGGGAGCGGCTCTACGGGCTCTCCTTCAAGAATGTCGAACAGGAGTGCGCAGCGGATGCGCTCATCTCGGACGACATCTCGATGGTCGCGCTCACCGGCACTGCGGGAGCGGGCAAGACGCTCCTCGCCCTGGCCGCGGGGCTGCACCTCTACGAGAAAAAGAAGATCGAACAGGTGATCGTGGCCCGTCCGGTCATCCCGATGGGAAAGGACCTGGGATACCTGCCCGGCGATATCGAGGCGAAGCTCAACCCCTGGATGCAGCCCATCTTCGATAACCTGGAGGTGCTCGTCTATACGCCGCGGGAGGAGAAGGACAGCAAAAGGGTCAGATACAACAGTGCGAAATACCTCATCGAGTCGGGCGTCGTCCATATCGAGCCGTTGACGTACATCAGGGGAAGGAGCCTGCCCCGTCGGTTCATGATCATCGACGAGGCGCAGAACCTGCGTCCTATCGACACCCTCACGATCGCCACGAGGGCAGGAGAAGGGACGAAGATCATATTTACCGGCGACCTCACCCAGATCGATTCGCCCTACCTCGACGCCGAGAGCAACGGGCTCGCCTTCCTGATCGGCAGGTACATCAACGAGCCCGACTTCTGCTACCTCCACCTCTCGAAGAGCGCCCGGTCGCGGCTCGCCGAGCGCGCGGCGGAGCTGCTCAAGATCCGTTAA